TCAGCCGCCAATCGCAGGCCAAGCAGTGATCCCCAATTCTGACAGACCAGGGTGATGTTGGTGAGGTTCAGGTCTTCCAGCCAGCGGGTCAGCCAGCTCATATGGCGGCTGTAGCTGTAGTCCGTCACTCTGGCCGGTTTGTCTGATTTTCCGAAACCGATGAGATCCGGTGCCAAAACCCGATATCCCGCCTCTGCGACCATGGGAATCATGTGTCGGTAAAGATACGACCAGGATGGTTCCCCATGGAGCATGACGACCGGTGTGGCATTGGTCGGACCATGATCGACGAAGTGCATGCGCAGGCCTGGCTCAACGTCCAGATAATTTGCTTGGAAGGGATAATCCGGAAGGCCTGCGAAGCGGGCTTCGTCGGTTCTCAGAATACGCATGCCATCGACTGTCCTGACTGATTGGTTGCGTGATTGTCTTTACGGCAATCGTCGGAAATCAGGATAAATCAGATGGAAATTTTGTGTGTTTGAGTTGCGTAACAGTGCGTTGCCGGTTTGAATCAGGACGCGATATCAAACAGGCGTTCGGGGTTGTCAATCCGGGCCAAAGCATCGTCACAGCAGTTGACGGCGCCACAGTCGTCGGCCGAGCACAGGCCGATGGTATGGCAATGGATGTCCTGATGGCCGTCGCCCTGGTTCCTGAAAATCCTGGCTCTGGAAAGAATGGAACGGCAATGGCCGCACAACAGTGTCGGCACGGCACTGCCTTCAGCCAGGATGGCGGTGTAATGGGTCGTCTTTGTCATAATAATCCTCCTGATCCATAGAACATAAGGACAAAATGTGACAGTTCAAAGTCGCCACAGTGATCCTGCGTTGGTTCGGGTTCGGCAGTTATACGTATCAGGCGTCAGGATCGACCACGGGGCGACGGTTTGAGCGTTTGTCCTCCCAGTCCAGGTCTTTCGGGTCGTACCATCCGAGTTTGTCCATAACCCGGTGCCGGGTATACTCGGACAGTGTTGGCCACAGTTCCTGGAAGTCTTCCAGCCCTCTATCCCGTTGCCTCTGCTGTTTGCTCTGCAAGCGGTTGATGGTGCGCGGAAGATGCAGGGCTTCACCCAGTTGACCAGGCACCAGAACCTCCTGCCCCATCACCTTGCGGCGGTGCATACGCGAAGCCAGAACCTTCTGGAGTTCTGTTGCGGCCTCAAGGGCTGTTTCAACGGTAAAAGCGTCTGAATCCAACAACATGACCTGTTAAGTGGCTGATCGATAACCTGATACTATATCGTGAAGGTGGCTATAGTGGCCACGCTATCGTGTTAGTCTGTTTTTTCGTGAAACGTTCCATCTGTTATGGGCACCGTTCGCTTCCGAGTATGGGGATTATGTACGCAAAACTTGAGACACGGACTTTTCTGGCGATGCTGGTGGGCGTTTCCATCGCCTTCGCGTTGTTGATGAAGCCATTTTTCGGGCCAATATTCTGGGCCATCGCCATTGCCCTGATTTTTTACCCGGTCAATCAGTGGCTGACCCGCCGTATGGGCGACAGGCCTAACATCAATGCCATGATCACCCTGCTGGTTTGCATCATCATCGTGGTGATTCCGGTGCTTGGGCTGGGAGCGGCCCTGATCACCGAAGGCATGGGGCTGTACCAGAAGATCCAGAACGGTGAGATCCGTCCTGGTGAATACATTGACCAGGTCAACCGGTCGTTCCCGGCCATTCAGGCATTTCTGGGCCAGTTCGATATCAGTTTCGGTGAATTGCGGGATCGCGTGGTCAGTGTGTTTGTTGGGGGCAGCCAGTTCCTTGCCAAGCAGGCCCTGGGCATCGGCCAGAACACTTTCCAGTTTTTCCTCGGCCTGGCGCTTATGGTGTATCTGGCGTTTTTCCTGATTCGGGATGGCCAGCAACTGGTAGAGCTGCTGATCAAGGCATTGCCCCTGGGTGATGAGCGGGAGCGCCTGCTGTTTGCTAAGTTTGCCGAAGTTACCCGCGCAACGGTCAAAGGCAATTTGCTGATTGCCATCATTCAGGGGGCGCTGGGTGGCGTGATTTTCTGGATTCTGGGGATCTCCGGTGCGCTCCTGTGGGGGGTGGTGATGGCCATTTTCTCCCTGCTGCCCGCCGTTGGCGCTGCCATTGTGTGGATTCCGGCGGCGGTCTACCTGGCTGCCATCGGTGACGTGGTGCCAGCGGTCATTCTGACGGTCTACGGTATGGTGGTAATTGGCCTGGCCGATAACCTGTTACGGCCCATCCTGGTGGGGCGGGATACCAAGATGCCGGACTACCTGGTTTTGCTGTCGACCCTCGGGGGGCTTGTCATGTTCGGCATTAACGGGTTTGTGATGGGCCCGCTGGTGGCGGCTCTGTTCATGGCGTTCTGGGGTATCTTTATCCGGGAGTTTGGCAACGAAACTACCGGGAATATGCCGGAACGTGCGACAGGTTCGGCAAAGGACGACTGATCTGTGTTAGGGTCTGTGGGTCGCCCGGGCTTGTGGAGATGGGCGCCACATAATAATAAATAGACCGATATCCCTGAGGTATCAGGAGCAGATCAGGTGTCAATGACGAATCCTTTCAGCCATCGCATACGAAAGGCGGCTATGGCCGCCGGAACTATCGCTTTCCTGGGATTGACATCCCCGGCTTATGCCAACGACGTCGTCGCCCTCAAGCATGCTTTGTACGGTGCCGGTTACGATATAGAAAACGTTAACCCGGAGCTGGACAGTAATACCCGAGCCGAACTGGAAAAGTTCCAGAGTGACCAGGGGCTTGAGGTAACCGGTTCGCTGGATGAGGCAACCGAGCGCGCCCTGGGTATGACCGCTGTGCAGCCGGTGGCCAGCGCTGCGGGCCAGGCCGGAGCTGGAGCTGCGCCGGCGGCAGAGGAGAGTGCCGCTGCCGCGACCGAGCCGGAGCCGGAAGAGGAAGAAGAGGAGAGCGGCTGGTCACTGTGGTGACCGGACGATAGCCACAAAAAAGCCCGCCAGGCATTCGTCAGGCGGGCTTTTTTGTTAGTGCGTGGGTGCTTAGTCCAGTTTCGACAGGTCCCGCACAGCACCTTTGTCGGCACTGGTCGCCAGCAGCGCGTAGGCCTTGAGTGCTGCAGAGACTTTGCGGTCGCGGGCGAGTTCGGGCTTCCAGCCTCTGGCGTCACGGTCTTTGCGACGTTTGTCCAGTTCTTCGTTGCTGACCTGCAGATTGATGCTGCGCTCCGGGATATTGATCAGGATGGTGTCACCATTCTCGATCAGGCCGATGGCACCGCCGGCGGCGGCTTCTGGTGACGCGTGCCCGATGGATAATCCGGAAGTGCCACCTGAGAAGCGGCCGTCCGTCAGCAGGGCGCATTCCTTGCCTAGGCCCTTGGATTTCAGGTAACTGGTGGGGTACAGCATTTCCTGCATGCCTGGGCCGCCACGGGGGCCTTCATACCGGATAATGACGACCTCGCCGGGTTTGACTTCGTCGCTCAGAATGCCGGCAACTGCCGCATCCTGGCTCTCAAAGACCCTGGCTTTACCCTCGAACACGTAGATGCTCTCATCCACGCCCGCTGTTTTTACCACGCAGCCGTCCTGGGCAATGTTGCCGAACAGAACCGCCAGGCCACCCTCGGATGAGTAGGCATTTTCAACGGACCGGATGCAGCCGTTTTCACGGTCGCCGTCCAGGCTGGGCCAGCGGGTGCTCTGGCTGAAGGCAGTCTGGGTGGGAATGCCCGCCGGGCCGGCCTTGTAGAACTCAACCACCTCAGTGGTGGGAGAACGCATGATGTCCCATACTTCCAGGGCATCTCTCATGGTTTTACTGTGTACCGTTGGCAAATCGACGTTGATCAGCCCGCCACGTTCCAGTTCACCCATGATGCCCATGATACCGCCGGCCCGGTGTACATCTTCCATATGGTATTTCGGGGAGTTGGGAGCCACCTTGCACAGCTGGGGTACTTTCCGCGACAGCTGGTCAATTTCGGCCAGCGTAAACTCAACACCGCCTTCCTGGGCCGCCGCCAGCAGGTGCAGAATCGTGTTGGTGGAGCCGCCCATGGCAATGTCCATGACCATCGCATTCTCGAACGCGGAGAACGACGCAATGCTGCGTGGCAGCACGCTGGCATCGTTCTGCTCGTAATAGCGCTTGGCATTCTCCACAATTTGACGACCGGCCTTCAGGAACAGCTGTTCACGGTCGGCGTGGGTGGCCAGCATGGAACCGTTGCCGGGCAGCGCCAGGCCAATGGCTTCGGTGAGGCAGTTCATGGAGTTGGCAGTGAACATGCCGGAGCAGGAACCGCAGGTAGGACAGGCGCTACGCTCGTATTCTTCGACCATTTCATCGGTGGCCGTCGGGTCGGCTGCGATCACCATGGCGTCCACCAGGTCCAGTTTGTGCTCGGACAACTTGGTTTTGCCGGCCTCCATCGGGCCACCGGAGACGAAGATTGTCGGAATGTTCAGGCGCATGGCGGCCATCAGCATGCCAGGGGTGATCTTGTCGCAGTTGGAAATGCAAACCAGCGCGTCGGCACAGTGGGCGTTAACCATGTACTCGACAGAATCGGCAATAATTTCCCGGGAGGGCAGGGAGTAAAGCATGCCGTCATGGCCCATGGCGATGCCATCATCCACCGCAATGGTGTTGAACTCTTTGGCAACGCCGCCAGCCGCTTCGATCTCACGGCAGACCAGT
The window above is part of the Marinobacter sp. THAF197a genome. Proteins encoded here:
- a CDS encoding AI-2E family transporter; its protein translation is MYAKLETRTFLAMLVGVSIAFALLMKPFFGPIFWAIAIALIFYPVNQWLTRRMGDRPNINAMITLLVCIIIVVIPVLGLGAALITEGMGLYQKIQNGEIRPGEYIDQVNRSFPAIQAFLGQFDISFGELRDRVVSVFVGGSQFLAKQALGIGQNTFQFFLGLALMVYLAFFLIRDGQQLVELLIKALPLGDERERLLFAKFAEVTRATVKGNLLIAIIQGALGGVIFWILGISGALLWGVVMAIFSLLPAVGAAIVWIPAAVYLAAIGDVVPAVILTVYGMVVIGLADNLLRPILVGRDTKMPDYLVLLSTLGGLVMFGINGFVMGPLVAALFMAFWGIFIREFGNETTGNMPERATGSAKDD
- a CDS encoding peptidoglycan-binding domain-containing protein is translated as MTNPFSHRIRKAAMAAGTIAFLGLTSPAYANDVVALKHALYGAGYDIENVNPELDSNTRAELEKFQSDQGLEVTGSLDEATERALGMTAVQPVASAAGQAGAGAAPAAEESAAAATEPEPEEEEEESGWSLW
- the ilvD gene encoding dihydroxy-acid dehydratase, encoding MPQYRSHTSTAGRNMAGARALWRATGMKNEDFGKPIIAVANSFTQFVPGHVHLKDLGQLVCREIEAAGGVAKEFNTIAVDDGIAMGHDGMLYSLPSREIIADSVEYMVNAHCADALVCISNCDKITPGMLMAAMRLNIPTIFVSGGPMEAGKTKLSEHKLDLVDAMVIAADPTATDEMVEEYERSACPTCGSCSGMFTANSMNCLTEAIGLALPGNGSMLATHADREQLFLKAGRQIVENAKRYYEQNDASVLPRSIASFSAFENAMVMDIAMGGSTNTILHLLAAAQEGGVEFTLAEIDQLSRKVPQLCKVAPNSPKYHMEDVHRAGGIMGIMGELERGGLINVDLPTVHSKTMRDALEVWDIMRSPTTEVVEFYKAGPAGIPTQTAFSQSTRWPSLDGDRENGCIRSVENAYSSEGGLAVLFGNIAQDGCVVKTAGVDESIYVFEGKARVFESQDAAVAGILSDEVKPGEVVIIRYEGPRGGPGMQEMLYPTSYLKSKGLGKECALLTDGRFSGGTSGLSIGHASPEAAAGGAIGLIENGDTILINIPERSINLQVSNEELDKRRKDRDARGWKPELARDRKVSAALKAYALLATSADKGAVRDLSKLD